From Microcystis aeruginosa NIES-2549, a single genomic window includes:
- a CDS encoding S8 family serine peptidase, with protein sequence MDRYHLTAAGLLMMKRGFWFVVGLVVTIILLPSLVLSNSIGEQGIYADRLRGEPYNLLGRKIAIGQVEIGRPAQFGYDKVAAWQPPYKLAGVFFRDQIAKPNTYLDNHAAMVATVMVSDDKKIPGVAPKARLYSGAVGSLRRGGQPEECLTSQNIARQNSGDVRAINFSFGESLQRDQRQEPKLDGQALLTQCVDWSSRVDDVLYVIAGNQGKGGIPIPTDHFNGITTAYTAKREGKFTKVDFANISALPVGIGRSLIKREINDGLRRSINLVAPGNKIELYDLKGKLNTVSGTSFAAPHITASVALLQEYGDQQINQKNPHWSLDSRHHQVMKAVMLNAADKIKDTGDGLRLGMRRTVLTKDQKTWLESDAYKNPKIPLDMQMGTGHLNTFRAYQQFSNGQWSATESIPAIGWDYATVTANSYQDYALEKPLKANSFVSITLAWDRLVELIDTNRNNLYDIDESFQDRGLNNLDVYLLPAQEDNNVKYTCASLSDSDSLEHIFCPVPISGKYKIRVQYRQQVNEKEQAFALAWWTVPE encoded by the coding sequence ATGGATCGATATCACCTTACCGCCGCAGGATTGCTGATGATGAAAAGAGGGTTTTGGTTTGTCGTCGGGTTAGTAGTAACGATAATTCTGCTTCCTTCCCTAGTTCTTTCTAATTCCATCGGTGAACAGGGAATTTATGCCGATCGCCTGCGGGGGGAACCCTATAATTTATTAGGGCGAAAAATTGCCATTGGTCAAGTGGAAATCGGCCGACCGGCTCAGTTCGGTTATGATAAAGTGGCAGCTTGGCAGCCTCCCTATAAATTAGCTGGTGTTTTTTTTCGCGATCAAATTGCCAAACCCAACACCTATCTCGATAATCACGCCGCTATGGTGGCAACGGTGATGGTCAGTGATGATAAAAAAATCCCCGGAGTGGCCCCAAAAGCGAGATTATATTCGGGGGCGGTGGGTTCTTTGCGACGCGGCGGACAACCGGAAGAATGTCTTACCAGTCAAAATATTGCCCGACAAAATAGCGGTGATGTGCGAGCAATTAACTTTAGTTTTGGGGAATCTTTGCAAAGAGATCAGCGACAGGAACCAAAATTAGATGGTCAAGCTTTATTAACTCAATGTGTTGATTGGTCATCGCGAGTTGATGATGTTCTTTATGTAATTGCCGGTAATCAAGGTAAGGGAGGAATTCCCATTCCCACCGATCATTTTAACGGCATTACTACCGCCTATACAGCCAAAAGAGAAGGAAAATTTACTAAAGTTGATTTTGCTAATATTAGTGCTTTACCGGTGGGTATTGGTCGCAGTTTAATTAAACGGGAAATTAATGATGGTTTGCGGCGGTCAATTAATTTAGTTGCCCCCGGCAATAAAATAGAGCTTTATGACCTCAAAGGTAAATTAAATACTGTTAGTGGCACCAGTTTCGCCGCTCCTCATATTACGGCATCCGTGGCGCTTTTACAAGAATACGGCGATCAACAAATTAATCAAAAAAATCCCCATTGGAGTCTCGATTCTCGTCATCATCAAGTGATGAAGGCAGTAATGCTTAATGCTGCCGATAAAATTAAAGATACGGGGGATGGGTTACGGTTAGGTATGAGACGGACAGTCTTAACTAAAGACCAAAAAACTTGGTTAGAGTCTGATGCTTATAAGAACCCGAAAATTCCTTTAGATATGCAGATGGGGACGGGACATCTTAACACTTTTCGCGCCTACCAACAGTTTAGTAATGGTCAATGGTCCGCCACAGAATCTATTCCTGCCATTGGTTGGGATTACGCTACAGTTACCGCTAATAGTTATCAAGATTATGCCCTAGAGAAGCCCTTAAAAGCTAATAGTTTTGTTTCGATAACTTTAGCTTGGGATCGTTTGGTAGAACTAATCGATACTAATCGCAATAATCTCTATGATATCGATGAAAGTTTCCAGGATCGCGGCTTGAATAATTTAGATGTTTATCTGTTACCTGCTCAAGAGGATAATAATGTTAAATACACCTGTGCTTCCCTGAGTGATAGTGATAGTTTAGAGCATATTTTTTGTCCTGTCCCCATCTCTGGAAAGTATAAAATTCGGGTTCAATATCGTCAACAAGTTAACGAGAAAGAACAAGCTTTTGCTCTCGCTTGGTGGACGGTTCCCGAATAA
- the cax gene encoding calcium/proton exchanger, producing the protein MNLRKIVSFAFLLFIPLSVVASRLNWGDQAIFITAALSIIPLSIWLSTAVERVAVVTGPTLGGLVNAIFGNTTTLVIALIALKKGLVDIVQASITGSILSDLLLFMGMGMLTGGIRYKEQEFKPILARVNGSSMTLAVIAIALPTLVIYTSNVVEVADILSLSLVTATVLLIVYGLTLLFSLKTHSYLYEVGLSNENTPDNQVSEEEKAQVWIWLLVLLTSTVAVAYESDLFVNVVESVMEGFNLTPLFIGVIFIPLISDVSGIVTVTQLALKNQMDLTVSVAMGDSLLVALFVAPLLVFIGQFWQQPMDLNFNPFNVVALIVAVVVTNLISFTGRSNWLDGTLLLATYLILSVAFYYHPT; encoded by the coding sequence ATGAATTTAAGAAAAATTGTCTCCTTTGCTTTCCTATTATTTATTCCCCTATCGGTGGTCGCTAGTCGTCTTAATTGGGGAGATCAAGCTATTTTTATCACTGCCGCTTTATCGATCATTCCCCTGTCAATTTGGTTAAGTACGGCTGTCGAAAGGGTTGCCGTAGTCACCGGGCCAACTTTGGGAGGATTAGTTAATGCTATCTTCGGTAATACTACCACTTTAGTTATTGCCTTAATTGCCTTAAAAAAAGGCTTGGTGGACATCGTACAAGCCAGTATTACCGGTAGTATTCTCAGCGATTTATTATTATTTATGGGCATGGGAATGCTCACGGGAGGAATTCGCTACAAAGAGCAAGAATTTAAACCGATTTTAGCGCGGGTAAATGGTTCTTCCATGACTTTAGCAGTAATAGCGATCGCTTTACCAACTTTGGTAATATATACTTCTAACGTGGTGGAAGTTGCCGATATTCTCAGTCTTTCCCTAGTCACCGCTACGGTTTTATTAATAGTTTACGGGTTAACTTTATTATTTTCCCTCAAAACCCATAGCTATCTCTACGAAGTGGGATTAAGTAACGAAAATACCCCCGACAATCAGGTTAGTGAGGAAGAAAAAGCTCAAGTGTGGATTTGGTTACTTGTGCTGCTTACTTCCACCGTAGCTGTAGCCTATGAGTCAGATTTATTTGTTAATGTAGTGGAATCGGTTATGGAAGGATTTAATCTCACTCCTCTCTTTATCGGGGTGATTTTTATTCCTTTAATTAGCGATGTTTCTGGAATAGTTACCGTCACTCAATTAGCCCTAAAAAATCAGATGGATTTAACGGTTTCCGTGGCGATGGGGGATAGTTTATTGGTGGCTTTATTCGTGGCTCCTTTATTAGTTTTTATCGGTCAATTTTGGCAGCAACCGATGGATTTAAACTTTAATCCCTTTAACGTGGTGGCTTTAATTGTAGCGGTGGTTGTCACTAATTTAATCAGCTTTACTGGTCGTTCCAATTGGTTAGATGGAACCCTATTACTAGCCACCTATTTAATTTTGTCCGTGGCTTTTTATTACCATCCCACCTAG
- a CDS encoding cupredoxin domain-containing protein, whose protein sequence is MNSSPYFHAKDIYQKFVAVVIVLISCWLVTFPAFAGSAPLEVKISLGSGQGELKFFPSQLDFIAGQKYKLILDNPSPTKHYFTAKDFADASWTQKVEAGKVEIKGAIHELELKPNAQAEWVIVPLKTGKYKLICTIPGHAEAGMVGEIAINNP, encoded by the coding sequence ATGAATTCTAGTCCCTACTTCCATGCCAAGGATATCTATCAAAAATTTGTGGCAGTAGTAATAGTTTTAATTAGTTGTTGGTTAGTAACTTTTCCGGCCTTTGCCGGATCCGCCCCTCTAGAAGTTAAAATTAGTCTAGGCTCCGGGCAAGGAGAATTAAAATTCTTTCCTAGTCAATTAGACTTTATTGCTGGGCAAAAATACAAATTAATCCTCGATAATCCCAGTCCCACTAAACATTATTTTACCGCTAAAGACTTCGCTGATGCTAGTTGGACGCAGAAAGTTGAAGCGGGAAAAGTGGAGATTAAAGGGGCAATTCACGAACTAGAATTAAAACCTAATGCACAGGCAGAATGGGTCATAGTTCCTCTCAAAACTGGTAAGTATAAATTAATCTGTACTATTCCGGGTCATGCCGAAGCGGGAATGGTGGGAGAAATCGCCATTAATAACCCATGA
- a CDS encoding DUF6679 family protein encodes MLHRKIYQFCMDGQEVCIFLRDQQRWIDNARIVDLESDLVTIRYETEEEDEISSWEEMVRLESIGAVSRKLASVSRTNPDINVSEDCPEAEQLYPHSPDSLD; translated from the coding sequence ATGTTACACCGCAAGATTTATCAATTCTGTATGGATGGTCAGGAAGTCTGCATTTTCTTGCGCGATCAGCAAAGATGGATTGATAATGCTCGTATTGTCGATCTAGAAAGCGATCTCGTCACCATTCGCTACGAAACAGAAGAAGAAGACGAAATTAGTTCTTGGGAAGAAATGGTGCGTTTAGAAAGTATCGGTGCGGTGAGCAGAAAACTGGCATCGGTGTCGCGGACGAATCCTGATATTAATGTCTCGGAAGATTGTCCAGAAGCAGAACAACTTTATCCCCATTCTCCCGATAGCTTAGATTAA